The window GGCAGTACGTCCTAAGGCAACTGGAGGCCGTGGAACTCTGATCAACGGAGGATCTTGGGCTTTATCAGAAGGGGGCCGTAGGTGGCCTCGCCTGACGTCAACATCTTGTAGAGCCTCACGAGGCTCGGCCCGACCAGCCTCGCCACGCGCTTGTTGTAGCCGAAGGCGCCGAGGAGTCTGCTGATGAGCCTGCTCTTCCGTATCTCCTCGACGTAGGGCCGCGCCAGCTGTCTATAGACCGCCTCGGCCTCGCCGGGGTTGTTCCGCACCTTAAGCGCCACGTAGGCGGCCTGCGCGGCGAGGGCTCCCGTGGCTACGGCGTAATATATGCCCTCGCCAGTCGAGGCGTCCACGAAGCCCGCCGCCTCGCCCGCCAGGATCACGTTGCCCCGCCCGAGCCTCCGCAGAGAGCCCAGGCTGAGGGGATGGCCCATAACCTCGCCCGCCTTGAGCCCCAGCGACTCGGCCCATTTGGCCAAAGGCCTTCTCAAATCCATCCAGGGACCCCAGCCGACGCCGATGCCGACGTCGGCTCCCCTATCCCCCAACGTGAACGCCCAGGCGTAGCCGACGCCTCCCGTCTCCTCGTGGGCGAAGTCGAAATCTATCACGCAGAGATCGCCCAAGCTCCCGTCGGCGATCGACATAAACGCTATCGCGTGTGTCTTGGAGCTAGGCGGCGGCTCCCCCAGCGATCTGGCGACGACGCTGTTGGCGCCGTCGGCGCCCACGACGACGGCCCCCTCGTACACGCCCTTCTCCCCCACGGCTCTGCCCCCCTCCACCTTCACGATCTTGTCGACGACGAACTCGGCGTGGGACTGCTCGAGGAGCGCCTTGTCGAACTCGGGCCTCCGCGTCACCCTTATGGGCTCGCCCCTATGCGTGTACCTTATGTCGGCCACCTTCACTCTGACCTCCCTACACTCGCCGTACCAGTGGTATTCTATCCCCAACCTCTCCAACATCTTCCAAGTCCTAGGGGTCAACCCGCCTCCGCACGGCTTCTCTCTAGGAGGCTTGAAGCGGTCGACCACTAGAGTCCTCAACCCCAACCTCGTGGCGACCACAGCCGCCGTGGCGCCGGCGGGGCCCGCCCCGACTATGACCAAGTCGTACACGGTATGTCGTCACGAGGCGTACTTTTAACCTTTCCCTATTCGTACCTCAGCGCATCGACTACGTTAAGTCTGCCGGCCCTAATGGCAGGAGCCAGAGCGCCGACGGCGTTGACCGCCGCAACTAGCGCGGCGGTCGCGATAGCGATGTGGAGCGGTACAGTTAGATGGATAGACATACCGGGGAAGAAGCCGATGGGCACGAGGGTCAACAACTCGACGACGACCGCGCCGGCGGCTATTCCTATAGCCGCAATTATTAGGGCTTCGTAGAGTATCATGGCTGTTATCTGTCTTCTTCTGAAGCCTACGGCTCTAAGTATGCCGAATTCCTTAGTCCTCTGGAGCACAGATATGGTCATAGTATCGTAAAGCCACAGAGCAGTAATGACAGTAGAGACGCCAGAAACCAAGCCGAGAAAAAGCTCGAGGCCGGCGAAGAACTGGTTGAGAGTCTGGACCAGCGAGAGCAAGTTCACTATCTGGGCGTCGGGGAAGGCGGCCTTGAGGAGGCTCTGGACCTCTCCAAGGTATTTGGTGTCCTTTAGCGAGACGACCACTATTTGGTAGCCGATCTGGCCCGTCATGGATCTGAACTGGGGCTCGTCGAGTATGACCGAGTCCAGCGTGTTGATCACGCCGGGGTGCTCCGGGGCCATTATGCCCGAGACGACGACCGTGTACGACCTGCCGCCGTAGTTGAGCGTGAGGGGGTACCCCACCGAGAGTAGCTGGGCGCCAGTGTTCTGGTCGAAGGCCACGTAGTAGCCGACCACGGCGAGACTGCCGCCTATATTGTCCGAGCCGGCGTAGAGGGCGGACGAGGGCACGACCACGCCTATATCTCTGCCCGGGATCCCGTATATGTTGACCGACTCCACGCGGCCGTTGGGGAGCCTTACCGAGCCCATGGCGACCGAGATGGGCACGACCGACGTCGCGTACGGCGCCGCGTAGGTGGCTATGGTCGCCACGTCCGCGTCGGTGAATCTGCCGAGCACGAAGACGTTGTTCACGCCGAGGCCCTCAAAGAACTTGAGAGTCTCTGCCCTGAACGCGTCGCCGACGGAAAGCGCGAACGTGAGCGCGACGAAGGCTATGAGCACCCCTATTATCGCCCCTACGGTCCTCCCCTTCCGCTCCCTTAAGGCGCCCCAAGCCAGTTGCGCCTCGGCCAGCACGTCGAGCGGCTCCTACAGCTATATAAAGCCTACAGCGACGCCACGACGTTTCTGGCCCAGAGCTGGTAGAGGCCTTTCAGATGGACGAGCGGGGTGCCGGTGGCCATCCTGAAGGTCAGCCACCTCTTGAACGATTCCGGGTCGGACTGCGAGCTCCACTCGTCGGGAGAGATCTCTATATACCCCTTGCTTATCTCCGAGGCGACGGCTTGCGCCGCCAACGAGGCCTGCCAGAGGGATCCCCACCCGATCGGCGGGAGGCCCAGCTTCAGGAGGGCGGAGTCGCCTATGAGGTACACCCGCTCGTACTGCGTCTCCAAGGTCTCCGGCTTGAGCTCAAGCCCAGCCGTGAGGGGGTGGGGCCTGACCGCCGGGACGGATATGTGGAGCTCGTCCACCGCCTTATGCGGCGGCGGGTCGCCCGTCACCTCCACGCCTATTTCCTTCGCCTTGGCCTTCCAAGGCTCGAGCAGAAACACGTAGTCGTCGGAGACGTAGATCAGATGCACTGACACCTCCTTCTCGGGGAACCTGGTCTTGACGGCGTAGGCTATCTCTTGGAAGCCTATCACTGGGGTGAACTCGCTCACTATGAAGCGCACGGCCCTCGTCCTCATCATGAGCTCGTAGAGCCTCTCGGCGCCTTCGACGCTCCAGTACTCCGCGGTCCCCACCTTGTAGGAGCCGGGGGCCAACACGACGTAGTCGCCGCATACGTTCCGTGCGTTGGAGAGCCTCACGCAAGTCCCGTCTAGGGCCGTCGCGTGGTCCCACACGTGTCTGACCTTCTTGAGCTGGGACAGAGGGAATATCAAGTCCCTGAAGGCGACCAGGCCGCCGTAGGCCATAGGTATCCCTATCACGAACTCGTGCACCGGCTTAGGCTCCACCAACACGACCTCGGCCTGCACCGCTTGAAGGAGCCTGTAGGCGAAATAGATCCCGGCGATCCCCCCGCCCACAACGACGACTCTACGCATTTGACAAGGATGGACGGCATCAAATATAAATCTTACGTAGAAAGGCTAAAATAGATCCCTCCGTTTTCCACGCATGGAGGCCCTCGTCACCCGCGTAGGCGAGAAAGAGAACCCCTATCTGGTGGAGTTCTACGACGTCAACTGCCCCTTCTGCGCCAAGTCGGCGCTTGACCTATGGGGCGACCTCCTCGCCTCGGGCGCCTACTTCGAGCTGGTGTACCTGCCCGTCCACTACGCCATATGGAAGGACATGGGCTCGCCGAAGACCGCGGAGGGGTCCTATCTGGCAAACCTCTCGGCCTTCTGCGTCGACGACCCGGTCCAACGGGTGAGGTACTTGCTGGAGCTCTTCAAGATAACGTCCTCAGTGCGGAACGAGCCCAAGGCGATAGAGGAGCAGTTGGAGTACGCCAGGGGCAAGTTCGGCGACTTGAAGAGCTGCGTTAGGGGCAAGGTCGGCCGCCTTGCCGACGACCCCGAGCTGGCCTACGAGCTCGCCCACGAATACGCCCTCTCCATAGACGCCGTGGTGACCGGGGTCCCCACAGCCGCAATTGTAGACGGCGGGAAGGCCGTCGAGGTCAAGGACGGCCTGGGGGAGGTGGAGGACCTCATCAAGAAATACCTCTCGGGCAAGAGGCGAGCGCCTTCTTGAGCCTCTCGGCGGCGTCCTCCGGCGTGGTGTCGAGGGTGTATATGCCGGCTCCCGTCTCGGCGCTCGCCGCGTATTTCAGCCTCCCGTCCGGCCTATACATCCCGTAGATCTCGAAGTGTAGGTGGTAGTAGCGGTGGTCTCCCCTCAAGGGAGCTTGGTGCAGGACCATCATGTAGGGCATGGGCTTCCCAACGGCGTTTTTGAGGGCGCAGAGAACCGCCTTGAGGACGCCGGCGAGTTCCGCGAGCTCCCCGTCGCCTAGCTGGGTCAAGAGCTGGACGTGGCGGAGGGGGTATACGTGCACCTCGTGGGGCCATCTGGCGTAGTACGGCACGAAGGCGGCCCAATACGCCCCCCTCAACAAGGCCCTGCCCGACGCCGATTCCCTGGCCACGACGTCGCAGTGGAGGCACCGCCCGCGGCCGCGCCAGTACTCCTCGGCCCTCTCGAGCTCTCTGGCCACGCGCTCCGGGACGACAGGGAGCTCGTATATCTGGCCGTGGGGGTGGGTGAGGGAGACGCCGATCTCCCTCCCCTTGTTCCTGAAATACAGGAAGTACAAGACGCCGGGGTCCGACGCGGCCCTGGCCATCTCGTCTCTCACCATCCTCAACACCCTCTCTATCTGCTCCCTCGGCAGATCGCTCAGATCGTCCAAGTTGTGCTCCGGCGTCTCGACGACAACTAAGGCCCTGCCGTAGGCCCTCACGGCCTCGTAGAAGCCGTCGGTCTGGGGCGCCGGCGCCTCTGGCGACACCACCGGGTATCTGTTGGGCAGAATTAAGACGTCCCACCCGTAGCCGGTCTCGGGAGCGCCCGGGTCGAAGGGGCAGAAGGACTCGGGCTGCCAGGGCCTCTCCAGCCTCCTCGGCGCCACGACTATCCAATCGCCGGTGGTGGGATCCCTCCTCACCTCGCTCATAGGTACTCCACGCGCAGACCGTCGTCGACTTTTAAGACCCAGCTGCGCGCCTCCCCGACGCCTCTAATGGAGCCCGCGGCGGCCTCCGGCGCGAGGGCCATGACGACGCCGCCGAGCCCCGCGCCGGACAGCTTGGCGCCGTAGGCCCCCTTAGCCAAGGCCCCCTCGACCAACCTGTCGAGCTCCGGTATGCTGACGTCGTATAGGTCGCGGAGGAGGCTGTGCTGGTACGTCATGACGGCCCCCACGCCTCTCGCCCTCCAGTCGTCGCCGTCGAGCGGCGGCAGATACGGCGCCTCGGCCTTTCTCCCCCTCAGTATGTCCAGAGCGACGAGGGTGGATCTGTGCATCCTGATAGTGAAGAGGATGCGGTTGGCCGGCACGCGCGGTATTTTGTCCAGATAGGGCTTCAGCTCCTCCTCGTCCAGCTCCTCCCACTTGACCTTCCAATGCCTCTCCGCGAGCTTCTCCCTTATGCTGGGGGGCACCACGGCGAGTAGCGCCCTGAGCCCCTCGTCCAGCTCCCTCTGCCTCTGGGGATGCACCTCCGCCGTTGAGTGCCGCACCCCGCTGTCGAGCGCCACGAAGACTCCCCTATCCAGCTCGAGCCGCTCCACGTTGTAGGGAGGCTTGGTGTTGATGTACGATATCCTGCCGAAGGCGGACCCGTACTGGTCCAGCCGGCCGCACGGTATGCCCATCACCTCCCTCTCCGCGCGGTAGGCGGTCTCGGCCACAAACGCCGGATCCGCGGGCCCTCCCCAGAGGGCCGACAGCGCGCCGACTGTAGCCACGAGGAGCGCCGCGCTCGACGCCATGCCGGAGGCTATCGGCACGTCGCTGTCCACCTCGAGCTCGCAGCCCCCCACCTCCACGCCCGAGCGCTGTAGGGACACAACCGCGGCCTTTACGTAGTCGGCGAAGCTCCTCCCGGCGGGGAGCTCTCCGGGCTTGAACTCGGCGGACTCGCCGGTGTTGAGGGACCTCGCCCTACATGCCCCGCGCAGGCGCCGGGCCTTGACGCGCGTCCGTAGGTTTATCGCGACAGAGACCACCGGCAGTCCCTTGTAGTCCTGGTGCGTGTTCAAGAAATCCAGACGGCCCGGCGCGGAGGCCAGTACCTCGTAGTTCACAGCACGGCCTTCTCGTCCTCGCCGAAAACCTTGATCTTCTGAGGCCTCACGTACACGACAGTCTCGGCGCCTTCGGCCGGCGGCCTGCCCACCACCTCGACTCTGGCCTCTAGGCCGTCCCACTCGATCAAGGCCGTCGTCACGAAGCCCGTTACCTCAACTATCTTGACTCTGCCCTTGGGTATAGCCACGTCGTCCTTGCTCTGCGGGGCCTCCGCCACGTAGATATCGGCCGGCCTTATGCCCACGTACACCTTCTTCCCCACGTGTTCGGCCAAGGCGGGGGAGTTCGGCAGGGGTATCTTCAGTGAGCCTGCGTCGGCCAGATAGCCGCCGGCCTCTTTCAGAAGCTTGGCCTCGAAGACGTTCATGGGCGGATCTCCCAAGAAGGTCGCCACGAATAGGTTGGCGGGCCTCTCCAGCAAGTCCTCCACGCCGCCTACCTGCTGTATCACGCCTCTCCTCAGCACGGCCAGCCTATCGGCGACGGAGTACGCGTCTTGCTGGTCGTGCGTCACTAATATCGTTGTTATTTTCAACTCCCTCTGGAGCCTCTTCACGAACGCCCTGGCGCTTATGCGTATCCTTGCGTCTAGGTTGGAGAAGGGCTCGTCGAGGAGCAGTAGGCGCGGCTGTTTGACTAAGGCGCGCGCTATGGCCACCCTCTGTTGTTGGCCGCCCGAGAGCTGGCGGGGGTAGCGGTCCAGAAGATCCCCTATGCCCAAAATCTCGGCCACCTCCTTCACCCTCGCCTCGATCTCTCTCTTGGGCAACTTCTTTATCTTCAGGGGGAACGCTATGTTGTCGAAGACCTTCATGTGGGGGTAGAGGGCCCAGTTCTGGAACACCATGCCGACGTTTCTCTTAGGCGGCTCCACGAACACCTTCCTCTCCACGTCCACTATGACGTCGTCGTCGAAGAGTATCCGGCCCCTCGTCGGCACCTCAAGCCCGGCGAGAACTCTGAGGAAGGTGGTCTTGCCGTGGCCAGAGGGGCCCAACACGACGAAGAACTCGCCGTCGTTTATCTTGAGGTTCACGTCCTTGAGGGCGACGACGTTCGGCGGAAATATCTTGTCAACGTGCTCCAAGGTGACTACGACCATGGGTTTTACGTATTGCCTAATTTTAAAATTAAGCTCTGACGGACTCCAGAGAGAGCGAGGCGCCGAGCCGCTTGAGGGCCTCCTCGATTGCCCTATCGAGTTGCGGGTCGGCGCCTTCTCTGTAGTGGTGCGGCGCAATCTCCACGTAGATGTCGGGCTCCACGCCGCGTCCCTCTATCCCGGTCCCGACGCCCTCGGCCCAGAACGCGTATTTGGGCTGGGTTATTATAGTGCCGTCGACTAGTTTATACCTGGTATCTATCCCCACCGTGCCGCCCCAAGTCCTGGTCCCCACGACGGGTCCCAGCCCCAACGCCTTGAAGTCGTAGGTGAATATGTCGCCGTCAGAGCCGGCGTACTCGTTAGTTATCAGCACGAGCGCCTTGGGCACGACGAGCTCGGGGTACGGCGTCGGCTTGAAATATCTAGTTAGAAACGCCCCGAAGACCCTCGCGGCCAGCCGCTGTATCAACATGCCTGACGTATGGCCGCCTCTGTTGAACCTGACGTCTATTATGAGCGCCTCTCTGTAGCCCTCCGCCACGAGCGACCTGAAAAACTCGGCGTAGCCGTAGGGGCCCATGTCGGGCACGTGGACGTAGCCCACCCTGCCGCCGGTCTTCTCGTGCACGTAGCGGCGGTTGCGCTCCACCCAGCTTCTGTATACGATATGCCTCTCGTCCCTCAGCGTCTTGACGGGGAAGCGCCGGACCGCGTCGCCCCGCCTGGTCTCTATCCACAACACGTCGCCGGCCCTATTGAGGAGGGCGGCCTCCGGGGGCGTGTCGGGGCCGAGTGCCGTCCCGCCTATGGACAGCACGCAGTCCCCCTCCTTGACGTCTAGGCCCGGCGCCGCCAGCGGGCTCCGCTCGCCCTCGTTGGCGGGGTCGCCGACGAAGATCTTGGCCACGCGCCAGCACGATCCGTCCCACGCGAACTCGGCCCCCAGCCCGCCCACCGGGTAGGGCTTATCCACCTCGAAGTCGGGCACCACCTCGTACGCGTGGCTGTTGCCCAGCTCCCCCTGCATCTCGTTGATCAAGTCGCTCAGCTCGTACCGCGTCCCCACCCTATCTAGAAGAGGCTCGTACTTCCTATACACGGCGTCCCAATCGACGCCGTTCATGTCGGCCCTCCAGAAGTTCTCCCTCATCAACAGCCAGGCCTCGCGGAACATCTGCCTCCACTCCTTCGCCGGATCTACGTAGACCTTTACCCTATTTAGGTCCAGGACCCCGCTCTTTCTGCCCGGCTCTCTCGACTGCATATCGGGCCTCTTCTCCACGTCGACAAGCCTCAGCCTGCCCTCCTCCTTCAGCAATAGATATTTCCCGTCGGGGGAGGCCCGAATGGCCGAGACGCCCGACGCCAGCTGTTCCTTGGACTTGGTCTCCAAGTCGTAAACCTCGACGACGCCCCTCCTCTCCTGAGCCGACCACAGATAGTACTTGAGGGCCCCCTCCACCTCGTATCTAAGCCAGGCGACCTTCCCGCCCTTAAGCCCCACGACGGCCGCGTATATCCCCTCGTCGACCGGGAAGGGCTCGGCCCTGGCGGCGATGCCCTCCACGTCTATATCCTGCGCCGCCCCCTCCGCCTTTCTGTACTCGACAAAGGGAGACAAGTCGTCCCTCCTCAGAGGTATGAGGTAAGGCTTTGAGTGCTTCGCGAAGACGTAGTAGAACTGGACGGGGTCCATGGCGGGGTTGAGGGCCCTCCTTGAGAGGAAGTAGAGGTACCTCCCGTCGGGGTCGAAGGCGGGGCCGTAGTCGAAGCTCGTGGGCGGCGTGGCGTCGTGGGATCTGCCGGACCTCACGTCGTACAGCCTTATGTTCTGGGTGTAGGGGCCCGAGGGCCGGGAGTAGGCGAGCCAAAGGCCGGAGGGGTGCCACGCGAGCTCCGTTATTAGGCCGTACTCGCTTCTGTCGACCAATGCCGCGGTCCCCGTCTCGACGTCTAACAGCCACAGCTCCCCTCTATGGTTGGCCAAGGCCAGCCTCGGGTACTTGAGGGCCAAGGCCTCTATCAGCCCCAGCCCCGGCTCCAGCCTCTTGAGCAACGCCCCGTCCTTCCCGTAGATCTCGACGGCGCCGTCGTAGGTCGACACGGCGATCTTGTCGCCGTCAGCCGACACGTGCTTGTACCTCGTGGCGCCGCCGGCGCCCAGCCCGACCACCGCCCCCTCCCAGGCTGGCATGTGGAAGGCCTGGCCGCGGGAGATCAAGACGACGGAGTCGCCCGAGGGCAAGGCGAAGCCCTCCAGATATTTGAAGGGGTCGACGAACTTGGGCGCCTTTTGCTTTCTGGCCAGAGGAGCCTCTATGTCGAGGAGCTCGAGGCGACCAGACGGGTCGTATAGATATATGTCGCCGCCCATCTGGAAGACCACTCTGCGCCCGTCGGAGCTGGCGTTCCTGACGTAGAACTCCTTGAAGTCGGTGTGCCTCCTCAGATCCTTGCCGGAGGGGTCCACAGAGTACAGATTGCCGACCCCCTCGTGGTCGGACACGAAGTATATCCTGCCGCCGACAATCATGGGCGAGGTGACGTTGCCCGGGAGGTCGACCAGCTTCTCGAACGTCCTCCCGCCGTCTCTGCTGATCCAGAGGACGCCCCTCATGCCGCCCCTATACCTCTTCCAGTAGGGCAGGTCGTAGTTGTTCCGGCCCAACACGACGAACCCATCGCCGTAGAGCAAGGCCGTGGCGGGGCCTAGATTAAGCCTCTCGTACCTCCCGTCTAGAGATACGGAGTACAGCTCCCGCCACTGGGGGAAGGGCATCTTGAAGTCGCTGAAGACCAGCACCCGCCCGTCGGGCGTCCACCCCGCCACGCGCGTGTAGGGAGAGCCGAAGTAGGTCAGCCTCTTGGGCTGGCCTCCGTCGGCCGGCACCACGTAGGCCTCGGCCAAGGTGCCCTGGTCGGTCTGTTGCAGCCGGGTGAAGGCTATATACCGCCCGTCCGGCGAGAACTTCGGCCTAACGACTACGCCGAAGTCGGAGGTGAGCCTGTAGGCCCTGCCGCCGGAGTATTTCCAGAGGTCGTCCTCGGTGACGAACACCATGTCGTCGCCGTATATGTCCGGGTACATGTAGTACCCCTTCATTGTGGGCTCCGCCGGGGCCTCTTTTAAGCATAAAGAAATATTTCCGGGGCCTATTCCCGGCATGGCGAAGGTGCGGGTACATCTGTACGTGAGGGGGAAAGTGCAGGGAGTCTTCTTCAGACAGTCCATGAAGGACGTGGCCGCCTACTACGGCGTGAGGGGGTGGGTGAGGAATCTGCCCGACGGGAGGACGGTCGAGGCCGTTTTGGAGGGCGACGAGGAGGCCGTGAGGAAGGTCGTGGAGTGGGCCCACTACGGCCCGCCGGGCGCCCGGGTCGAGAAGGTCGAGGTCGCCTACGAGGAGTACAGGGGGGAGTTCGACGACTTCAAGATACTGCCGACTCCCAAAAATATTTAGGGGGTAAACGGTACGTGGAGGTCTATTTCGAGCGCTTCGACGAGAGGGAAGCCGCCTTCTACGAGCTGTTGGTCAGACTGCGTATCTTCGACTGGGCCTACTCGGCGACCGCCAAGCTGGTCGACGGAGCGGCGGACCGCGGGGCGAGGTTGTTGGAGATAGGCCCCGGCGTGGGGAAGCTGGCGGCGATGCTAGAGAAGAGGGGCTATAGGGTGGTCGGCGTCGACGTATCGCCAGCCATGTTGCGCCGGGCGCGCAGGAGGACGTCTGCCGATCTAGTGGCGGGCGCCAGCTGGGCTCTGCCGGTTAGGCAGAGCGCGTTCGACGGCGCCGTTGCCCTATTCACGCTACACCACTGGGGCCCCCACAAGGAGTCGGTCGAGGAGGTGGCGAGGGCGTTGAGGCCCGGCGGTAGGTTCGTGGCGGTCGAGGTCGACAGAGACCGCATGCCGTTGGTCGGCGACCACAGTTGCGCCGAGAGGTGTCTGAGGGAGGTCCTAGGCGCGCGTTTCGGGGTCAAGATAATACGCAGATATCCTCTGATCGCCGCCGTTGCGGAAAAAGTTATTAGGTAATCGCCCCTTCTAGAAGATGCTGGAGGAGCTCTTTGAGGAGGGTCTTACGTTGATCAAGGGACCTCCCGGCTCCGGCAAGACGACCCTCGCCGCGTGGGCCGCCGCCAGGCATAGGAACTCGGCCTGGTTCACCTTTTACGAGAGCGAGTCGCGCCTCCTCCGGTTTTTGTCCTCGATAGGCCTCGACCCGCCCCGCCACATATTCGACATGATCTCCACGGCCCATAAGAAGGAGGCCGTCGAGGCCGTACTCAAGACGATACAGGAGGTCAAGCCGGACTTCGTCGTGGTGGACGGCCTAAACGCCTTGACGCCGGAAGGCGAGAGGGAGCTGGTCCACAACCTTTTCTACCACCTCCTCTCGTCCTTAATGCCGGTGGTGTTGATAAGGGAGGGCGAGGAGATCACCGCGACCGACTACATAGCGGACAACGTGATTCTGTTGGGCTACAGACAGTCCGAGAGGGGGTCCTCGCGGCATCTGGCCGTGGTCAAGAGCAGGGGAAGGCTCGTGGAGCCCAGCGTATTCCGGTTCGTCCTAGCCAAGGGAGGCCCTAAGTTCATCTTGCCTCCTCGCGAGGCCAAGAAGGTGTCCGGCGAGCGCCTCACGACCGGCGCGCCGGAGCTAGACAGAGAGATAAACGGAGGCGTCATAGCGGGTAGCTACGTCGTGGTGGTTGGGCCGCCCGACGGCCTCGCCAGCAAGCTCATGGTCATAACCGCATCTACGCTGGCCGCCGCCGGCAAGAAAGTGCTCTACCACCACCACAAGCAGATCCCGACGTTCGTAAAATTCGCCGAGTCTCTGGGCGTGAAGACCGACGTGAAGGGGCTGTTCTGGTACTACCATCCGATAGAGGAGCACAAGGATCTTACGTGGTGGTATAGGTCGGCCGAAATGGCCAACGAGATGGGGATCGACGTCCACTTCGCCGACCAGTACGAGCAGGTGATAGCCGTGGCGGGCCCCGAGACCATCGCCGAGGCGGCCCAGTTGTACCAAGCGACCCTCCGCAGAGAGACCACGACTGTGCTCGTCATAAACTCGCACGCGATCTGGCGGAGGGTCGCCCCGCTCCTCGGCTCTATACCCGACTACACGTTCCTCTTCAAGCACGGAACGTTGACCGCCTACACGCCGGAGCGCACGGAGCCATTGCGCTTCAGGTACAAGCTGGTCGGCCGCAGAGTGGTCTTCGAGAAGGCATAACGACGCTCAACGTTTTTTAGGGAGGCGTTGTCGCCATTATGGATCTGGATAAGGAAATAGAGCGTTGGGTTAGGAAGCTGGGCCTCAACGTAGTCATACCGCCGAACGCCCCTGAGCCTTTCCACATATCAACGGCGCCTCCCACGGGCATGCCGGTGGTAGACGTGGTGAGGCCCAAAGACGCCGAGTTCTACGTGATAGCTATGGGCATAGCGGTTCACCCCGACCACAAATCGGCGCTCGCGTCGATGAGGGAGCAGGACAGGCGGCGGTTCCTCCTCGAGCTGAAGAGGGCCGTCGTCTCTATGGGCGTCGACTTCGCCTTCCTCCCGCCGGACGCCGAGATACCCGACGCGATTCAGGTCTCGCGGCCGGTCCTCGCCGAGGGGCTGGACGCCCAGAGGTTCCTAGACGAGTACTACAGGGTGAGGAACGCCGGCCTCTTGGTCATAATTTCCTTCGCGGAGACCTTCAGAAAGGCCGCCGGCCAGACCTCCCTCTACGCATGAGGGCCCTCCTCCTCAAGGCGCCGCGCGAGCTGGAGGTGGTCGATCTGCCGACGCCCGAGCCGCCCGCGGGCTGGAGCCTCGTGAGGACGGAGCTGGCCGGCATATGCGGCACCGACAAGGCCTTCTACCGGGGGACCTACCCCCTGTTCAAGAGGCCGCTTGTGCCCGGCCACGAGGTCGTGGGGATCGTCGTCGAGGGGCCTCTAAAGGGGCGGAGGGTCGTGTCCGAGATAAACTTCGCCGACCTCACCTGCGACTACTGCAGGTCGGGGCTCTACACCCACTGTCCCTACAAGAAGACGTTAGGCATAGACTTCGACGGCGGCATGGCCGAGTACTTCGTCGCGCCCAACTACGCGCTACACCCCTTCGACGGGCCTCCCGAGCTCGGG of the Thermoproteus uzoniensis 768-20 genome contains:
- a CDS encoding class I SAM-dependent methyltransferase codes for the protein MEVYFERFDEREAAFYELLVRLRIFDWAYSATAKLVDGAADRGARLLEIGPGVGKLAAMLEKRGYRVVGVDVSPAMLRRARRRTSADLVAGASWALPVRQSAFDGAVALFTLHHWGPHKESVEEVARALRPGGRFVAVEVDRDRMPLVGDHSCAERCLREVLGARFGVKIIRRYPLIAAVAEKVIR
- a CDS encoding ATPase domain-containing protein — its product is MLEELFEEGLTLIKGPPGSGKTTLAAWAAARHRNSAWFTFYESESRLLRFLSSIGLDPPRHIFDMISTAHKKEAVEAVLKTIQEVKPDFVVVDGLNALTPEGERELVHNLFYHLLSSLMPVVLIREGEEITATDYIADNVILLGYRQSERGSSRHLAVVKSRGRLVEPSVFRFVLAKGGPKFILPPREAKKVSGERLTTGAPELDREINGGVIAGSYVVVVGPPDGLASKLMVITASTLAAAGKKVLYHHHKQIPTFVKFAESLGVKTDVKGLFWYYHPIEEHKDLTWWYRSAEMANEMGIDVHFADQYEQVIAVAGPETIAEAAQLYQATLRRETTTVLVINSHAIWRRVAPLLGSIPDYTFLFKHGTLTAYTPERTEPLRFRYKLVGRRVVFEKA
- a CDS encoding acylphosphatase, producing the protein MAKVRVHLYVRGKVQGVFFRQSMKDVAAYYGVRGWVRNLPDGRTVEAVLEGDEEAVRKVVEWAHYGPPGARVEKVEVAYEEYRGEFDDFKILPTPKNI
- a CDS encoding DUF2299 domain-containing protein, which translates into the protein MDLDKEIERWVRKLGLNVVIPPNAPEPFHISTAPPTGMPVVDVVRPKDAEFYVIAMGIAVHPDHKSALASMREQDRRRFLLELKRAVVSMGVDFAFLPPDAEIPDAIQVSRPVLAEGLDAQRFLDEYYRVRNAGLLVIISFAETFRKAAGQTSLYA
- a CDS encoding S41 family peptidase: MKGYYMYPDIYGDDMVFVTEDDLWKYSGGRAYRLTSDFGVVVRPKFSPDGRYIAFTRLQQTDQGTLAEAYVVPADGGQPKRLTYFGSPYTRVAGWTPDGRVLVFSDFKMPFPQWRELYSVSLDGRYERLNLGPATALLYGDGFVVLGRNNYDLPYWKRYRGGMRGVLWISRDGGRTFEKLVDLPGNVTSPMIVGGRIYFVSDHEGVGNLYSVDPSGKDLRRHTDFKEFYVRNASSDGRRVVFQMGGDIYLYDPSGRLELLDIEAPLARKQKAPKFVDPFKYLEGFALPSGDSVVLISRGQAFHMPAWEGAVVGLGAGGATRYKHVSADGDKIAVSTYDGAVEIYGKDGALLKRLEPGLGLIEALALKYPRLALANHRGELWLLDVETGTAALVDRSEYGLITELAWHPSGLWLAYSRPSGPYTQNIRLYDVRSGRSHDATPPTSFDYGPAFDPDGRYLYFLSRRALNPAMDPVQFYYVFAKHSKPYLIPLRRDDLSPFVEYRKAEGAAQDIDVEGIAARAEPFPVDEGIYAAVVGLKGGKVAWLRYEVEGALKYYLWSAQERRGVVEVYDLETKSKEQLASGVSAIRASPDGKYLLLKEEGRLRLVDVEKRPDMQSREPGRKSGVLDLNRVKVYVDPAKEWRQMFREAWLLMRENFWRADMNGVDWDAVYRKYEPLLDRVGTRYELSDLINEMQGELGNSHAYEVVPDFEVDKPYPVGGLGAEFAWDGSCWRVAKIFVGDPANEGERSPLAAPGLDVKEGDCVLSIGGTALGPDTPPEAALLNRAGDVLWIETRRGDAVRRFPVKTLRDERHIVYRSWVERNRRYVHEKTGGRVGYVHVPDMGPYGYAEFFRSLVAEGYREALIIDVRFNRGGHTSGMLIQRLAARVFGAFLTRYFKPTPYPELVVPKALVLITNEYAGSDGDIFTYDFKALGLGPVVGTRTWGGTVGIDTRYKLVDGTIITQPKYAFWAEGVGTGIEGRGVEPDIYVEIAPHHYREGADPQLDRAIEEALKRLGASLSLESVRA